One window from the genome of Clostridia bacterium encodes:
- a CDS encoding D-fructose-6-phosphate amidotransferase yields MLIENIELTMSHVGLGTLNEYALLLLFGNAHSHHLTLNTGICPDEIKDNQGLTLYPAYFMTHLKVPKNLLLSTYKLWDNISVGVDVARFGETILESLYVLGKQGEIASDTARWDLEKYPSMRANSLIIVDVGETGGFARKVSIPKPECIAVLPKVSRAPEAIPRSKNIRSSGFGFEPGNLKTLDPIVYYVASDQDAAPGHAMVFAKFTRIMDWAEYIMLSQQLKPGFPSNVLQYLSVLERETFYYGNCFAGETLEVYIKGTIKECDPNYHGDSLQIISVAILSCQIEIYLQRNKTLLAIANAKKLLALPTSSQDFIPDIKRIINNLNKN; encoded by the coding sequence ATGTTAATTGAGAATATTGAATTAACTATGAGTCATGTTGGTTTAGGGACGTTAAATGAATATGCGCTTCTTTTGTTGTTTGGAAATGCACATAGCCATCATCTTACACTTAATACAGGGATTTGCCCGGATGAAATAAAAGATAATCAAGGGCTGACTCTTTATCCTGCATATTTTATGACTCACCTTAAAGTCCCCAAGAATTTGCTGCTTTCGACTTACAAACTTTGGGACAATATATCGGTAGGTGTAGATGTAGCCCGTTTTGGGGAAACAATTTTAGAATCTTTATATGTATTGGGCAAACAGGGGGAAATCGCATCAGATACTGCCCGATGGGATCTGGAAAAGTATCCTTCCATGAGAGCTAACAGTTTAATTATTGTCGATGTTGGTGAAACAGGAGGGTTTGCACGAAAGGTTTCTATTCCCAAGCCGGAATGCATTGCTGTCTTACCCAAGGTATCAAGAGCTCCGGAAGCAATACCCAGAAGTAAAAATATCCGCAGTTCTGGCTTTGGTTTTGAACCTGGAAATCTTAAGACGCTGGATCCAATTGTGTATTATGTAGCCAGTGACCAGGATGCAGCTCCAGGGCATGCTATGGTTTTTGCCAAATTTACCAGAATAATGGACTGGGCAGAATATATTATGCTTTCTCAACAGTTGAAGCCAGGTTTTCCGTCCAATGTTTTGCAATACCTGTCAGTACTTGAAAGGGAAACATTTTATTACGGAAATTGTTTTGCCGGTGAAACTTTGGAAGTATATATCAAAGGTACAATCAAAGAGTGTGATCCGAACTATCACGGGGATTCATTACAGATTATTTCTGTTGCAATTTTATCATGCCAGATAGAAATATACCTGCAAAGAAATAAAACGCTCCTGGCTATAGCAAATGCTAAAAAACTGTTAGCCCTGCCTACTTCTTCCCAGGATTTTATTCCGGATATTAAGCGAATAATCAACAATCTGAATAAAAACTAA
- a CDS encoding long-chain fatty acid--CoA ligase, with translation MSENSWILEKLGEVEKDEFLVFKDRIYSYSDLISNINTWRSKLKRLGVAEGECVALIGDYSPNIIFLFLALVLNKNIIVPIGRESQDKLDEMLSVAKVNKCFQFDTEDNWEFTIAAEISDSPLLDVLRRERESGIIIFTSGTSGKSKAAVLNTSKLIEKYQISKRKPFRTLIFLKLDHIGGINTLFSIMFNGGTIITSEGRTPQAVCEVIQNQRVELLPTTPTFLNMLLMARSYESYDISSLKIITYGTEPMPQSTLNSVNRLFPLVTLKQTYGLTELGIFSTKSKDNHSNWLKVGGKGIETKIVDNTLWIKASSAMLGYLNAPSPFDENGWYNTGDEVEVDGEYIRILGRKSEIINVGGEKVYPAEVESVLLEIPNIKDVLVTGKRSPITGQIVTAAVVLEQPEEIKDLKKRIIEYCKIRLLPYKIPTIITISDKELVSERFKKMRCI, from the coding sequence ATGAGTGAAAATAGCTGGATATTGGAGAAACTCGGAGAAGTGGAAAAGGATGAATTTCTGGTTTTTAAAGACAGGATTTATAGCTATTCCGATCTTATCTCGAACATAAATACATGGAGAAGCAAACTGAAACGTCTGGGGGTAGCCGAAGGGGAATGTGTGGCCTTAATAGGGGATTATTCGCCTAACATTATCTTTTTGTTTCTAGCTCTGGTTTTAAATAAAAACATAATTGTTCCCATTGGAAGAGAATCACAGGATAAACTAGATGAGATGCTTTCAGTTGCAAAGGTTAACAAATGTTTTCAATTTGACACGGAAGATAATTGGGAATTCACTATAGCAGCTGAGATTTCCGATTCACCTTTATTGGATGTCTTAAGAAGGGAAAGGGAATCGGGCATAATTATTTTTACATCCGGAACTTCCGGAAAAAGCAAAGCGGCAGTACTAAACACGTCAAAGCTTATTGAGAAATATCAGATATCTAAACGAAAACCGTTCCGTACACTGATCTTTTTGAAGCTGGATCATATTGGAGGGATAAATACGCTTTTCTCCATAATGTTCAACGGCGGAACAATCATAACCTCTGAAGGCAGAACTCCCCAAGCAGTCTGCGAAGTAATACAAAATCAAAGGGTCGAGCTGCTGCCTACAACTCCAACCTTTCTAAATATGTTACTGATGGCAAGGTCCTATGAGAGTTATGACATATCCTCGCTAAAAATCATAACTTACGGCACAGAGCCAATGCCACAGTCTACTCTTAATTCAGTGAACAGATTGTTTCCATTGGTAACGCTAAAGCAAACCTATGGCTTAACTGAGTTGGGTATATTTTCAACGAAATCAAAGGATAACCATTCTAATTGGCTGAAGGTGGGAGGTAAGGGTATAGAAACAAAAATTGTTGATAATACGCTTTGGATAAAAGCCAGCTCGGCAATGCTAGGCTATCTTAATGCCCCATCCCCCTTTGATGAAAACGGTTGGTACAATACAGGCGATGAAGTTGAAGTTGATGGAGAATATATCCGTATATTAGGTAGAAAAAGCGAAATTATCAATGTTGGAGGAGAAAAGGTCTATCCGGCAGAAGTGGAAAGTGTTTTGCTGGAAATTCCCAATATAAAAGATGTTCTGGTAACAGGAAAAAGGAGCCCGATTACCGGGCAAATCGTAACAGCTGCTGTTGTTCTTGAACAGCCGGAAGAAATAAAGGACTTAAAAAAACGGATCATTGAATATTGTAAAATACGTCTTTTACCTTATAAGATACCCACAATAATAACCATATCCGATAAAGAACTGGTAAGCGAGAGATTTAAGAAAATGAGATGTATTTAA
- a CDS encoding acyl carrier protein: protein MEQTEKIIKNVIQEILEQKPYKVTEIKDEQRLIEDLGFSSLDIAQLIAHLEIELDADPFSQGALISSVRTVKSLIEVYQACLDGKIVRS, encoded by the coding sequence ATGGAACAAACAGAAAAGATAATCAAGAATGTCATTCAGGAAATATTAGAACAAAAACCTTATAAAGTTACGGAAATCAAAGATGAACAGAGACTGATTGAGGATCTGGGCTTTTCATCACTTGATATTGCCCAGCTAATCGCCCATTTGGAAATTGAACTGGATGCAGACCCATTTTCGCAGGGAGCTTTGATTTCCAGTGTTCGTACGGTTAAAAGCTTAATTGAAGTTTATCAGGCCTGTTTGGATGGAAAAATTGTGAGGAGTTAA
- a CDS encoding SDR family oxidoreductase: protein MNNGRVVIVSGGSRGLGKAIVQSLLNHNFIVAAFSRSETDFIKQLKENEEHKDNFYWEPIDAKDYNSLKVFVSNLYKKYGGIAGLVNNAGASLEQLLPLTNEDNIDEILSLNLGSVINLTRYVSRVMLLKNEGVVINISSIVGLRGFKGTSVYGASKAALDGFTRSLARELGSKGIRINSIAPGFLDTDMTKEMTETKKAQIIRRTPLGRLGDVEDIVGVVRFLLSSEAKFITGHTFVVDGGLTC from the coding sequence ATGAATAATGGTAGGGTAGTTATAGTAAGCGGGGGAAGCCGTGGATTGGGTAAAGCTATTGTTCAAAGCCTTTTAAACCATAACTTTATTGTTGCTGCATTCAGTCGGAGTGAAACTGATTTCATTAAGCAGCTAAAAGAAAATGAAGAACATAAAGATAATTTTTACTGGGAGCCTATAGATGCGAAGGATTATAATTCCTTGAAAGTCTTTGTATCCAACCTTTATAAAAAATACGGGGGAATAGCAGGGCTTGTAAATAATGCGGGTGCAAGTCTTGAACAATTGCTTCCCCTTACTAACGAGGATAATATTGACGAAATACTTAGCTTGAATCTGGGCTCCGTTATTAACTTAACCAGATACGTATCCCGTGTAATGCTTCTGAAAAATGAAGGTGTAGTAATAAACATAAGCTCCATAGTAGGTTTGAGAGGCTTTAAGGGAACATCTGTTTATGGTGCTTCTAAAGCGGCCCTGGATGGTTTTACACGGAGTCTTGCACGGGAATTGGGAAGCAAAGGAATACGGATCAACTCAATAGCACCGGGCTTTTTAGATACCGATATGACAAAGGAAATGACAGAAACAAAGAAAGCTCAAATTATCAGAAGAACACCTTTGGGTCGCTTAGGTGATGTAGAAGATATAGTAGGGGTGGTAAGGTTTTTATTATCATCTGAAGCTAAATTTATAACCGGTCATACATTTGTGGTCGATGGTGGTTTGACCTGTTAA